The following coding sequences are from one Eucalyptus grandis isolate ANBG69807.140 chromosome 11, ASM1654582v1, whole genome shotgun sequence window:
- the LOC120289376 gene encoding fatty alcohol:caffeoyl-CoA acyltransferase-like, whose translation MASSSSQHLFVFVFRHGQIWSLCLPPSICLSSFRCDRDAQRIAGRDTGRVLSIHRETRRGSDRKMAVRCTGEGVPFVEAMSEDDIGMLGDISIIDLPMLRKLMNNSDGAQTILEKTFADSVVYRIIRVTAFKCGGITLGILINHVVIDGKALTDFITCWTDVARAKPLSIRPFLDRLVLCPR comes from the exons ATGGCTTCATCTTCCTCCCAGCATCTGTTCGTCTTCGTCTTCCGCCATGGCCAGATCTGGTCACTTTGTCTTCCTCCCAGCATCTGCTTGTCTTCATTTCGCTGCGACCGAGATGCTCAGAGAATCGCTGGGCGAGATACTGGTCGAGTTCTATCCATTCACAGGGAGACTCGTCGCGGGAGTGACAGGAAGATGGCAGTGAGATGCACGGGAGAAGGTGTCCCGTTCGTCGAAGCGATGTCGGAGGACGACATCGGAATGCTGGGCGACATCAGCATCATCGATCTGCCAATGCTGCGAAAACTCATGAACAACAGCGATGGAGCCCAAACCATATTGGAAAAAACCTTTGCTGACAGTGTAG TTTATCGTATAATCCGGGTGACAGCATTCAAGTGCGGAGGGATCACCCTCGGCATTCTCATAAATCACGTCGTCATCGATGGTAAAGCCCTCACGGACTTCATAACTTGTTGGACTGATGTGGCTCGAGCCAAGCCGCTTTCGATTCGTCCCTTTCTCGATCGATTGGTATTGTGCCCGAGGTGA